TTCCGGCAGCCAGGTTTGAATACAGAAGGTAGTCAGACTGCGGTGTAGACAGCTCAACATCTGCTTGCCCAGTCATCTTGAACGTGTAGATCGCGTCTGCAGTGTTGTCCTTAACGAAGTTGTCAATCGTCAAGTTGAACGCTTTATCCATTGTGAAGGTAAAGAAGTCAGAATAGCCGTTTCCAAGGAAGCCAAGAACCTGAAAGCCCTCTCCACCATTGTCGATCACATCATTTGCTGAAGGCTGGCCCAATTCAATTCCGGAAGGTCCACCGCGCGCTGTCTCAGTCAGAATATCACCAACTGGATAGTAGGTTGCGCTGTTCGCTGTGCCGCTAAGGGCAAAAGCTGCAGTGACAGAAAGAATAATACCCGCAATCAACTTTTTCATATTCAACTCCAATTGTTACGCTACCCATTTACGCGCCGCAAACCGACAAGGCAGAAAGCTAAAATTCAGTTGTTCCTAACATAAAGATTTGCTCGCGCAAAGCATTTAGTTAAAATTTTATTAATTTTTTCAATCTGTTAACCATAAAATTAATCAGACAGGAAAAATCCCTATTTCCTGGAACTAAAAATCAGGCAAACTTCGCCTCACAGCCGAGGGTAAATCGGTATGTGGCTCCTGCCCCAGAAAAGCAACAAGCTTCGAGTTATCCAGCTTCAATGGCACCTCCCAGAGATATTTCATTTCCTTAATTTCTCGGAACAAAGGCACAAAGAATGAGAGCAAGCCGATTAAACGCCAAGGGGCCTTTTTAATCTTAAAGTCACGGCCAAGTTGTTTCTGAATTTCAGTTGCCATGGATTGACCCGGCTCAAGATAATGGCCACCGAAATTAAACACATCATGCCGTTGCAGATCATTCTCTTTATTGACCAATTCCAGAATGGTTTTCGCCAGGTCGGGTAAGTAAGCCCAAGCATGCCCTACCCCTTCAAATTCAGGAGAAGTTACCGCTTTTGATTTGGAGCCAGATGGGATCATGACCGTCTGAAACCAGGACGCCGGCGCAAATGAGCCAAAGAAATCCCCAGCCCGCACAATCAGCGTGGGACAAACGGCCCGCTGCACCAATTCTTCCATCTCACACCGCACCTGCCCTTTTTTCGATATCGGGTTTTGAGCGGTCTCTTCTGTAATGAGGCTGTTTGTTCTCGGATCATAGTTATAGACATTTCCTGGAAAGATAAGCCGCGCAGAATGGGCATGGGCAGCGGCAATACTGTTCTTCAACATAGGTAACGCCAACTCACGCCAGTTTCTGTATCTGGGTGGGTTCACCCCATGAAAAATATGTGAGCAATCGTTGGCAGCTTCGATCACATCTTTTTCCACCAAGGCATCGCCCTTGATCCATTTTATCGGTGCCGCTGGATCAAACCGCTTTCTTGCTTCAGCTGGATTTCGGTGCAGGGCAACGATCTGCCATCCCTCTTCCAAAAACGCTTTGGCAACTTCACCGCCCAGACCACCCGAAATTCCAAGAACCAGTATTTGTTTCATTTCAAACTCCTTTCACTTGTTCTTGGATGAGATTACCTATAAATTTATTTTTGAAAATTGCGCTTAGCTTAATAACTGATATAGAAAAATTTATGACAGAGCCAGACTGGGAACTATTAAAATCCTTCCTCCATGTCTATCGGGAGAAGAGCCTTTCTGCTGCTGCACGAGCCCTTGGAAAGACCCAGCCAACAATTGGACGGCATATTGAACTGCTGGAAGATGCCCTCGCCACCAACCTTTTCACGCGCACCTCAACGGGTCTACTTCCCACAGAACAAGCCCATAAACTGTTGGATTATGTCAACACCATTGAAAACTCAGTGAAATCTCTGGTTCGATCTGTCGCGGAAACAACGACCGAAACCCCTTCCGGCATCGTTCGGCTAACAGCCAGCAAAGTAATTGGGGTAGAGGTCTTACCGCCCCTCTTGAAGAAATTCCAAGACGAATACCCCTTGATTCAGATCGAGTTGGTCCTGACAAACAAGACAGAAAATCTGTTAAAGCGGGAATCTGACTTGGCAATCCGCATGACTAGACCCACGCAAGGGGATCTGATTGCCCACAAAATTGCGGACACTCCCATCGGTTTCTTTGCCTCTAAAGATTATGTGGAAACCCATGGAACGCCCGAGGGGTTTGAAGATTTCAAAGATCATATCGGGATTGGGCCGGACAAGGCACCCCATATCACTGCTTTGTTAGCCAAGACCCCGTTCAAGTCTCAAACAGATCTCTTCAGCATTCGAACTGATGATGAAATTGCCCAGCATCAACTTATTCGCAATGGGGCCGGTATTGGTGGTATGCAGGTGGCTATCGCTGAACGAGATCCAAATCTTGTCCACATCCTGAGCGATCAGTTTCATTTTCCCATGGAAGTCTGGATTGCCATGCATCACTCCCTCCGATCCAGCAAACCGGTACATCTGCTCTTCAGCTTTTTGAAAACTGAACTGGGAGACTATTTCAAGGCTCCTTGAGTTCATTGCAAACAACCTCTCCGCCATTCGTCGATGCTGTGTTACTCTTAGAAAAAATGAATAGAGCTGGGAGGGTTCATGGATCTTCAATTAAAAGGCAAATTTGCGATTATTACCGGGGCCTCCAAGGGCATTGGCAAGGGTGTCGCTGTGGCACTGGCCCAAGAAGGCTGTGACCTTTTACTCGTCTCTCGAACGGTAACCGATCTTGATCAATTGGCATCCGAATTAGCGGCTGAGTTTGCGGTCTCCGTCAAGACCATGGCGCTTGATCTCTCCAAATCAGGAGCTGCGGCAGAGCTCTTACAAAAAGCGGGAACGCCTGACATTTTGGTAAATAACGCCGGAGCCATTCCAGCAGGGGACCTTCAGGCGATCACCGAAGACCGCTGGCGGGAGGCATGGGATCTCAAAGTCTTTGGTTATATCAATCTTTGCCGAGCGTTTTATGCGGCTATGCAGGCTAAGAAATCCGGGGTTATCCTCAACGTGACCGGTCTTGCCGCAGATCGAACGGACGCTGACTATATTGCCGGAACAACTGGAAATGCAGGTCTCAATGCTTTTACCCGCGCTCTGGGTAGTCGCAGCCTGAAAGACGGCATTCGGGTTCTAGCGGTGAGCCCCGGTGCAGTCGCAACCGAGCGGCTCGTTAATCTGATGAAGACCCGGTCCCAGGCGCAATTTGGAACGGAAGATCGCTGGCAGGGGTTCCTGGCCAATCTGCCCCTCGCCCGTGCGGCTGAGGTCGCGGAAGTTGCCGATGTTGTCGCCTTCCTCGTATCCTCCAAGGCGTCATATGTCAGCGGAACAGTGATCACCGTTGATGGGGGCCACGGATCCAATCACGGCAGTTTCACCTAAAACCAATAAAAAACGGGAGGAAAACATGACCAAATATGCCAATGGGTATACCAAGCACACCGCAAAAGACGCCGACTGGACATCTGGCCACCGCAGCTTTTTCGAATATCGGGATCTGGAGCTGGGCGATGCCACCAACGGCGAGTATTACGCACAAGTCATCCGCGCAACCGGCCCCTTAACCGAAGGCACCGGTCATCATGCCCATGATGTTCAATTTCAATGGGTTTACGTCACTGAAGGATGGGTCGAGTTTGATTTCAAGGATGTGGGCCGGATCCGGCTTGAAAAGGGTGATAGCCACTATATGCCCGAAGGCTGCCACCATGAATTGATGGCTTGCTCAGAAGATCTGGAAATGATCGAGATGTACTCCCCCGGGAAAATCAGCGACGTCAAAATTCCCGACTGGCGAAAATGACCGGGCACTCTATCCATAGGAAAAACCTATGGATGATCGTTAATCGCGGCCTCAGCGATGGGGTCGCCGGCGATGCGGGAATGGAGCATGACACGAGGCTCGCTGAAGTCCCATTCGCAGGCCCGATGCATTAGGCAGCGATTATCCCAGACCAAAACATCCCCCGCCGTCCAACGGTGCTGGTAAACGCGGCGATCATCACCAACCGCAAAACTATTCAGGCTATCAATCAAGGCCTTGGATCGCTCCTCCGACAGTCCCGGAATACCAAAGGCATGACGACCCACTGCAAGGGCTTTCCGGCCCGTCTCAGGATGCGCTTTGACAAGAGGCCGCAAAGGAACATTTTCCACATTCATTCCATAGCCTAAATATTCGCTGTTCTCGGCCTTTGTCTCCTCCCCCAGCAGGCGCTGGCTATATTCAAGGGAATGATGGGCGGACAGTTCCTCAATTTCAGTGCGCACCTCCTCATCCAACGCATCATAGGCATCGCGCATATCTGAAAAGGCGGTATCCCCCTGCTGACTTGGAACCACTTGGGCACTGAAAACCGCACCCTTGGCCTGAACCGGCATATAGGTACTGTCCTGATGCCAATGCATATTACCCCGAATGATCTTCATCATATCATCATCGGGAGCATCCCGAAGGCTGCCATCTGGCTTCACATTACTGATATGAACGGCTTTCAACTCCTCAACCAGATCGCCAAAGCGCCTGGCGAAGGCCATCTGCTCAGATTTGGAGAGAAACTGCCCTGGAAAGATGAGCAAGCCATAGTCGAGCCAGGCGGAATACAGGGCCTCAAATCTGTTCTCTTCCAGTTCTTTCAGATTGATATCCCGAATTATCGCCCCAAAGGTTTTATCCAAGGGCTCTATCTTAAAACCAGTGTCGGAATGCAGGGTTTCTCCCATTGTTTCCATTATTTTCTCCTTTTTATTTAGTTCTTTTTTATTTCATTCTAATTTATCAGATCCTCAACTCAACATAAACACTGCAATAGTCCTGTCATTTGACAATCAGGAGCGGAACGTTAGGATGGAGATGAATTTCAGAGCACCTGGAATTCTTGTCGATATCTTTATCGGCACCTCAAAGGGCGGTCCTCAGCCATTCTGCTAGGTTTTCAATCCCCGCGCCCATTGTCGGTTAACTGACATAAGCTGCTGGATGATTGGATTTTTAATGACATCCAAATCCCGGGCGTTTTGCCGCTCAATCATGTGGACAACTATGTTCATCCTGTCCTTCCAGCAGTCGACTGAAGCTTGCTGGATAACTGGGCAGGTGAGCTTCTTTTACAACAGATGTCCATGACGATAAATCGGAGAAGAAAGTAGCATAAATGTCTGTAAAAATTATAGAATCCGCCGAAGAAGTCTCAAGTATCGCCTTTGGCTTCATGGCCTCGAAAGCCATGTTCGCCGGTCTGCACCTGGATATCTTTACCCATTTGGCCTCGGGCCCAAAAACCACAGAAGAATTATCCGCACTTGTTGGTGTTCCAAACAACCGGATTGTCACCCTAATGACGGCCCTTAACGGAATTGGATTGGTTGACTGGGCTGATGATAAATACAGCAACTCCCCTGGGGCGGAAGCCTTTTTATCGAGTACATCCAAATATGATTTTGGGGACTATCTGCGCTACCAAATTGATCAGCAAATGTATCCGTTCCTTGGACAGCTGAATGAGGTCTTGGACGGGTCGCTGAGCTCTGACGCTGTAGATAGCTATCAGCACTGGATGTCAGATCCGGAACAGGCTGCCCTTTACAGCAACGCCCAGCACGCAGGCTCTCTGGGTCCGGGGTTAACCATCGCGCGCACCGTCGATCTATCAGGGGCAAAAACGCTGCTGGATGTGGGTGGCGGGACAGGCGCCATGACCATTCGCTTGTTGCAGGCCAATCCGGATCTCACCTCAACGATCATAGATTTTCCAAACGTCAGTGAGATCGGTTGGCAGTTCATCACCGATGCAGAAATGACCAATCGCGTTAGATATATCCCTTCCAACGCGCTGACGGTGGAATGGCCGACAGAACAGGACGCCATTTTAATGTCCTATCTGTTCAGCGGCATTCCAGGCCATGAGGTTCCGCGGCTCGTGCGCTACGCATTTGAGTGCTTGGCGCCCGGAGGAAAAATCATGGTGCATGACTTCATGGTTGAGGATGACCGGACCGGCCCTGTCATGGCGGCGCTCTGGCAATTACAGCACATGGCCTTCACCCCGGACGCTCACTCAGTAACGGCAGGCTGGCTAAAAGCGGAAATGGAAAAGGTCGGTTTTGTAGATGTTCAGGATGAGCAGACAATTCCTGGCATGACACATCTGGTCCACGCAAAGAAACCTAACTAAAGCGAAAGCTAACGAAACAAGAAAGGCTGGCAGTAGAAATTGCCAGCCTTTTCATTTTATTACAGAATTTTCTTAAATTTTCATCTTAGCTTAATTAAGTTTTGATGACTTAATCATGAGAAGCCAGTCTTCACCATCACCGCTCCACTCCCCTTTAATCATGGGACGGGAGGCTCGCACCTCAAACCCGGCCCGCTCATAAAGCCGCTGAGCATTTGGATTGGCGTCTGAACAGATAAGGCTGAGCGGCTTTCCGTCGGCAAGTTCTCTCGCCAGATCAAGAAATTCTGATCCGATGCCGAGCCCCTGATATGCATCATCCGTTGCGAGGACATTGATGTAATAGCTGTTCAACGCCTGATTTTCCAATTCAATAAGGGGGACAAAAACTGACGGAATAGTTTCATCAATTTCCTCTGGCTCCCCGCCAATTTCGTAACAGATCATTCCTGCGACAACCAGTCCGTCAAGTTCAGCAACATGGGCGTTGCGATAGGAAGAGCTTCCAGTTTCTCCACCCGTCCGTTGGCATCCAATTGCAAAAGGATCGGCTCCTTCGGACGCAACAGTTTGCCAAAAATAATAAGCAAGGCCATGACTTGCCAAATGCACAAACCGGGCGAGGTCTGACGCATCCGCTGGACAGGCTTTGCGAAAGGAAAGCTCCTCTTTAGGCAACGCGGACATCGCTCTTCCCTTCCAGCTGATCTTCATGATGGTGGGAATGAACGCAAGCCCCGCCAATAGCAGCCACATGACGATGATCGGTACCGCAGCATCCCCCAAGAACGCTGAGCCCCGGAAGGACATCCATCAATTCCCGGTATTGCCCCGCAAGCGCCACCGGATCCCCGTCATCCAACTCTTCAGCGTTATCCAGCTCTTCATGGCTCATACAAGATGCGTTGGCCCGAAGCCCCTTGATACGCCCTGCCCAAGCATTTTCACCGCCGAAAATCTGCTCAAAATGTGTTGGGTGGGCGCAGTTGATCATGTAGTAAGCAGGCCCGTTGCCTGTGGCTCGATCAACTTCCAAAATCGCATCCCCCAGCGACTGACCTGTTGGCAGGCGGCCATCCGTCTCAACCGTAAAGGCGACCACGACAGGCAACTCAGCCTTTTGAGCAGCCCGGACGAAACCAACAGCCTCAGGCACGTTGGTCAGTGTAATTGCAGAAACCAGATCGACCCCGGCTTCCTTAAAGAAACCAACCTGTTCGCTATGGTAGGCTTCAGCCACAACCTCAGTCATGATCTCCCCCGGATCATAGCCATCACCGCGCGGGCCGAGATTGCCACTGATGACAACCGGCGTCTCAATTGTTTCATATTCTTCGCGAATTTCCTTTAGAAGTGCGACAGCATCCAAGTTGATCCGACGGATAGACTGATCATTGTGACCAAGCTTCTCCATCCAGTCTCGGCTTGCGCGCCAGGTCGCTGTTTCCAGAACAATTCCGGTTTTCAGTTGAGCCGCAATTTCTGTGTAGCTGCGGAAGTAGTTTTTCAGGATTTCCCGCTCCGCTTCTGTTTTCAGCATTTCGCACGCCGCAAACAGGGGCAAATCAATGCCTTCGTGAAATATCATTGTGGTCTCCAACCCCCCATCGGTCAGAAAAACCTTCCCCTCAAGTTGCGGTAAATCCGCCTTCATTTGACTGTGTTTCATTTCGTTCTCCAAGTATTAGTACCGTGTTCAAAAGAGACCCGAAATATTCAAAAACAGGCATGCAAAAACTAGAAGCTTTGTGGTATAGTCAGGTGAGGGATTTTTTTACTATACATTTCAACGACTTGAAGCTTGCGCCGAGGATGGGGGGCGATCTAGCGATCAGAAAACTGTACCTGTGGTGCAGTAAATGCGGAGCGTCAAATGGGAAAAGGGCAACAAACCCGCGAGCGGATCATGGATATCGCGGAATCATCAATCCTCATGAAAGGCTTTGGGGCCACGTCAATTGACGAGATCATCGCAGAAGCTGAAATCACTAAAAGTGGCTTCTTTTATCACTTCAGGGATAAAAACGAATTGGCAAGGGCCCTGCTGGATCGCTATGTGGATCGGGAGGATGAGCTGCTTGATGATCTTTTCAACCGGGCAGCAGAACTGCATGATGATCCGCTCCATGCCTTTCTGATCGGGCTCAAGATGCTCTCCGAAATGATGGGAGATTTGCCGAACGGTCATCCGGGATGCCTGGTTGCAACCATCTGCTATAATGAACGATTGTATGATCATGACATTCGGGAGAAGAACCGGGTCTCTGTCCTAAGCTGGCGGAACCGCTTCAAGGATACCCTCACCGAAATCGCCGAGATCTACCCGCCCAATGAACCTGTGGACCTGGATGACCTGGCCGATATGGTCTCCACCATCGTCGAGGGAGGCATTGTGATGTCCAAGGCCCTGCAGGAGCCGGAAGTCCTCGCCAAACAAGTGCTGCTGCTTAGATCCTACGTCAAAATGCTGTTCCTGCCGCGCAGCCATTAGGGCAAATGTGACCTCGATATTGCGCGGGGTTCCTTTAGACGCGCTGATCAAGCCAAAACGCCATAAAGGAACATACACTTAGACTGACAGATGGCTTTATTCTTTATTAACTGGATCACGCTAATTTGGACGCAGTATTCATATAAAGATTAGCATCGGTTAAGTTTCATGTTCTTGCCTAGAAAATTGCTTCCTATAATTCTGCTTTGCCAGGCTCTTCTATTCACTGCATGCGATCAGCAAGAACAAACGGTTCATTCCTGGAAACTGCAAAGCCACGCTTCAGCTGACAGCATTGACTATCAGGAACTTGTGAAGATGGCCGATAATATCCGGCTAATGAGCAATGGACGCCTGGATATTACCCCATACCCCTCTGGTCAAATAATTGGTGGCGCCAACATCTTCAACGCTGTCGGTGATCGAACCATAGAAATGGGAAATGGGTGGCCTAACTGGTGGTCTGGACAGCATCCTGCCTGGGCAGTCATGAATGCCGGTCCTTTTGATTTCATGAACCTTGATGCGTCCATGATGTTCTTCTTGGCTGGTGAAGGAACGGCCCTTGCCAATCAACTCTCAGAACCCGCCGGCATTATCTGGCGACCCGCATGGTGGCCCGGGATGGAATTTGGACTGCTGTCCAAAGACCCAATCCGGAATTTACAAGATCTGCAAGAAAAGCGGGTTCGGATCGGCCCTGGCCTTCCCAGCGAAGTCCTGGCGGAAGCATCCGGCGCCTATACCATTCCCTTGGTTCCAAGTGAAATCCGCCCCGCCTTGGAAGCTGGCAACCTTGATGCTGTTGAGTGGACCACTACAGCTGGAGCCTGGAATTTGGGGTTACAGGATGTCAGTAATCACGCCATCGTTCCAGCCATCTGGCAGCCGTCGGTGCTCGCTGACTTTCTGATCAACAAAACGGCTTATGCTGAGTTATCCGAAGACCTAAAGGCAATTCTAGAGACTGCAATTAAGAGCTACACGTTGACAACCACCCTGAAAGCCAAGGACCAGGATATTGATGCCCTGCAGCGCTTTCGGAATAGCGACACCGTATTTACCCAATGGTCAAAAGACGATCTGGCACGATTTAGGCAAGCGTCAGACCGCATCCTCGACCGGTATAAGGAGCGAGACGAATTTTCTCGCCAACTAATTGAGAAAAAACAGGCCTTCAAAGCCAGATACAACAAATACTACGAAGTTTTTGGCTCTTATGAGTAAGCGTATTTCCAGTCACCGTGTTGAGGGCATGTTCGAAATCATATGAAGAATGATCTCACCGTTAAGCTTGTTATGTTACTGACCGTCATCACGATCACGGTGATGGCAGTCTTTATCGGCCTTCGGCTTTGGATGAACTGGTACGAGTACAATAAAGAGATCGACGCCAAATTCCTAACCGTTAGTTCGCGCATTGCCAATACGGTGAACCCGACAATCTGGGAGATCTACCAAAAATCGCATGACCGCAAATATTCCCGAGAAGTTGCTCACGCAATTCTGGATGCCGAATTGAAAGACCCTCATCTGGTAGGTATCAAAGTTTACGGCAATTTCGGCCATCTCTTTATGGGTAAGATTAAAAAGCCAGATGGAAGTACTGTTGATTTCAGTGACGAACTCTATCGGGAAATTTCACCATCAATCGACAGGCACCAGCTCTATCCGATCAAACTAGATCAGATGACCATTGGTAATGTGGAGCTGTTCTTCACAGAAGCTCCCTTGCGAGGCAAACTGCTGGAGAGCTTCCTGATCGATCTGGCGCAAACATTTACGATCGGCCTGGCAACAGTCCTCTTCCTCTTTTATGCCCTGAGGAAATCACTGGTCAAACCTCTTGTTGACCTGCAAACCGCAAAACAGGCGGTGGACAGTATGTCAGATGGCGTTGCCATTCTGTCACCCGATGGACAGATCCTGGAAGTCAACAACTCTTTCATCAAGCAAACCGGGTATGGCATTGAAGATGTGCTTCATGAAAAGCTGTTCATGTTTGAGCGCAACTCAGAAGAAACGCCAGAACTTTCAGAAATCTGGGAGATCGTAGAGCTAAAAGGGGTTTGGACTGGAGAGGTTGAAACAACGCGCAAAGATGGCTCCCACTACCCTGCAAAGCTGTCCTTTACCTCTGTGCGAAAGGAAAGTGGTGAGGTGGCGAATAGAGTTGTTGTCATCCATGACAACACGAACGAACACAGACTGCAACATTCCCAAAGAATGGAGACAGTTGGGGCTCTGGCAGGCGGCATTGCCCATGATATTAATAACGTTCTTACCCCGATAATGGGTTGGGCAGAGCTGCTCAGCGAAGATCTATCTGATAAAGAGACCACCCACCGCGGCTTGACCCATATCCTGAAGGGTACAGAACGCGCGAAAAGCATGATCGACCAGATCATGAACTTTTCACGGATGAATACAAGCTCTGAACCCTATCAAGTCGACCTGAAACAACTGATCCTGGACTCCATCGGCTTTATCCGGGCGACCTTCCCCTCCTCCATCCAGATTGAAACCGAATTGTCGGACCAAGACCTTTTTGTTTATGGGGATCCCGGGAAAATTGAGCAGGTTCTGATTAATTTATATACCAACGCCATGCATGCCATGGAAGAGCGAGGTGTTCTTACAATCAAGGCAGAGCTGTTAGACTCAAAGCGTCCCGGCTCTTCGGCGGCAAAGATGGTCCACATTTCTGTCTCCGATACAGGCCATGGGATCCCTGCTGATGTCCTGGACAAAATATTCGAGCCTTATTTCACAACGAAAGGATCTGGCAAAGGCAACGGCTTTGGCCTGTCCACTTCGATAGGGATCATCAACAAACTGGAAGGTGAGCTTAAAGTCGACACCCAAGTCGGTGTTGGATCGACATTTCATATTTGGCTCCCTTCTATCACAGCAAATCCGACAACAGCAGAAGACATCAGGTTGGACAAGACTTCGGCCGCTGCAAGGTTGCCCGTTGCCAATGACGCCGGCCTTTTTCAGGGTTTGAGGGTCCTACTCGTCGACGATGAAATTGAAAACCTGAAGCTTGGGGAAAACATGCTTGGCCGCCTTGGTTGCCATACGGACATGTTCAGTGATAGCCAGCAAGCTTTGACCACGTTCAAATCCAACCCGGAAAATTATGACCTCTTGATCACGGATCAAAGTATGCCCCAGTTGCAGGGACATGAGCTCTGTTTGGCGGTTCGCGAGATCACTCCCGAATTACCAATTATCGTCATTACCGGGCAGGACTTGTCCACCATTCACGATAAATACGGAACACTGGACCAGATAACCAGCCTTCGAAAACCCTTTCGAGCCCAGCAACTCAAAGCCGCCATAACAAAACTGCTTGGCACCTACGAAAGAGAAAAAGTCACGGCAAACCGATAAATGCCTTGGGGGCAGCCTTACCTTGGCCTCCCTTAATTTCCAGATCAAAACCTCATGGATAGGTCGGAACAATTAGTGAGACCCTCGCGACCAAAACCGGCCGCACCGTAAGCATTGCACCCATGATGGACTGGACGGCTTATAGAATTAAATAGTTGTTTTAATTAACATTTATTTTTCTTGGTACTGATTTGGTACCGCACAAAATACTCTAAAGCAATTTGGTACCACTGCGAAAGGAAAAGGCAACCGATATCCC
This genomic stretch from Sneathiella limimaris harbors:
- a CDS encoding hybrid sensor histidine kinase/response regulator is translated as MKNDLTVKLVMLLTVITITVMAVFIGLRLWMNWYEYNKEIDAKFLTVSSRIANTVNPTIWEIYQKSHDRKYSREVAHAILDAELKDPHLVGIKVYGNFGHLFMGKIKKPDGSTVDFSDELYREISPSIDRHQLYPIKLDQMTIGNVELFFTEAPLRGKLLESFLIDLAQTFTIGLATVLFLFYALRKSLVKPLVDLQTAKQAVDSMSDGVAILSPDGQILEVNNSFIKQTGYGIEDVLHEKLFMFERNSEETPELSEIWEIVELKGVWTGEVETTRKDGSHYPAKLSFTSVRKESGEVANRVVVIHDNTNEHRLQHSQRMETVGALAGGIAHDINNVLTPIMGWAELLSEDLSDKETTHRGLTHILKGTERAKSMIDQIMNFSRMNTSSEPYQVDLKQLILDSIGFIRATFPSSIQIETELSDQDLFVYGDPGKIEQVLINLYTNAMHAMEERGVLTIKAELLDSKRPGSSAAKMVHISVSDTGHGIPADVLDKIFEPYFTTKGSGKGNGFGLSTSIGIINKLEGELKVDTQVGVGSTFHIWLPSITANPTTAEDIRLDKTSAAARLPVANDAGLFQGLRVLLVDDEIENLKLGENMLGRLGCHTDMFSDSQQALTTFKSNPENYDLLITDQSMPQLQGHELCLAVREITPELPIIVITGQDLSTIHDKYGTLDQITSLRKPFRAQQLKAAITKLLGTYEREKVTANR